A region from the Etheostoma spectabile isolate EspeVRDwgs_2016 chromosome 9, UIUC_Espe_1.0, whole genome shotgun sequence genome encodes:
- the LOC116696219 gene encoding zinc finger BED domain-containing protein 6 isoform X2, whose translation MSAVWNFYKVCEKNITIAICNVCKNTIPRGGNKLKSFNTTNLIRHLKTHHPAKHSEFLKISAASGRKMKAEPASKTAPKHQHKSTTEIGCQTEPDSTNYAAGEVNNRRSKGRVPRTRSTPVKRTRSEVSTDDSRHQPDVTSSTMNCTSFPLADLQDSSSPSSSTAGPTTSTSDIATKNKWEQKILRCGRCRQPHPPKDPEGLLLWVQCECCHKLFHTICVSSEMDLDEDEFWCFWCLDV comes from the exons atgtCGGCGGTGTGGAATTTTTACAAAGTGTGTGAGAAAAATATAACGATTGCCATCTGCAATGTATGCAAGAACACGATACCCCGTGGGGGAAACAAGTTAAAAAGTTTCAACACAACAAATCTAATAAGGCATTTGAAGACGCATCACCCAGCGAAGCATAGCGAGTTTCTTAAGATATCCGCGGCGAGTGGAAGGAAAATGAAGGCAGAACCAGCATCCAAAACAGCACCTAAACACCAG CATAAAAGTACCACAGAGATCGGGTGCCAGACAGAACCGGACAGCACAAACTATGCTGCTGGAGAAGTTAACAACCGAAGAAGCAAAGGTAGGGTTCCAAGGACGAGATCCACACCAGTCAAAAGGACAAGGTCTGAGGTGTCAACTGATGACTCCAGGCACCAGCCAGATGTAACCAGCAGCACCATGAACTGTACAAG CTTTCCTTTGGCAGACCTTCAGGATTCTAGCTCCCCCAGCTCCTCCACTGCTGGACCCACAACATCCACTA GTGACATagctacaaaaaataaatgggaaCAGAAGATTTTACGATGTGGACGGTGCCGACAGCCTCATCCTCCAAAGGATCCAGAAGGATTGCTGTTGTGGGTTCAATGTGAATGCTGCCACAAATTGTTTCATACAATTTGTGTAAGCTCAGAGATGGACTTGGATGAAGAtgaattttggtgtttttggtgCCTCgatgtttga
- the LOC116696219 gene encoding zinc finger BED domain-containing protein 6 isoform X1 yields the protein MSAVWNFYKVCEKNITIAICNVCKNTIPRGGNKLKSFNTTNLIRHLKTHHPAKHSEFLKISAASGRKMKAEPASKTAPKHQSHGRFQHKSTTEIGCQTEPDSTNYAAGEVNNRRSKGRVPRTRSTPVKRTRSEVSTDDSRHQPDVTSSTMNCTSFPLADLQDSSSPSSSTAGPTTSTSDIATKNKWEQKILRCGRCRQPHPPKDPEGLLLWVQCECCHKLFHTICVSSEMDLDEDEFWCFWCLDV from the exons atgtCGGCGGTGTGGAATTTTTACAAAGTGTGTGAGAAAAATATAACGATTGCCATCTGCAATGTATGCAAGAACACGATACCCCGTGGGGGAAACAAGTTAAAAAGTTTCAACACAACAAATCTAATAAGGCATTTGAAGACGCATCACCCAGCGAAGCATAGCGAGTTTCTTAAGATATCCGCGGCGAGTGGAAGGAAAATGAAGGCAGAACCAGCATCCAAAACAGCACCTAAACACCAG agTCATGGGCGGTTTCAGCATAAAAGTACCACAGAGATCGGGTGCCAGACAGAACCGGACAGCACAAACTATGCTGCTGGAGAAGTTAACAACCGAAGAAGCAAAGGTAGGGTTCCAAGGACGAGATCCACACCAGTCAAAAGGACAAGGTCTGAGGTGTCAACTGATGACTCCAGGCACCAGCCAGATGTAACCAGCAGCACCATGAACTGTACAAG CTTTCCTTTGGCAGACCTTCAGGATTCTAGCTCCCCCAGCTCCTCCACTGCTGGACCCACAACATCCACTA GTGACATagctacaaaaaataaatgggaaCAGAAGATTTTACGATGTGGACGGTGCCGACAGCCTCATCCTCCAAAGGATCCAGAAGGATTGCTGTTGTGGGTTCAATGTGAATGCTGCCACAAATTGTTTCATACAATTTGTGTAAGCTCAGAGATGGACTTGGATGAAGAtgaattttggtgtttttggtgCCTCgatgtttga
- the hps3 gene encoding BLOC-2 complex member HPS3 (The sequence of the model RefSeq protein was modified relative to this genomic sequence to represent the inferred CDS: added 96 bases not found in genome assembly) has protein sequence MVHVYNCHPFASQHIVQVEQEPGLVCCGGGVLFVVAAGGCKVEAYSVEQEGCPFICRFATMGTVKSIQHSKIGDYLVTIEEKNSATYLRAYTNWRHQAEGKARVGVRLLGHLLRGASVQGGVQMEIIEIPLSERPVAMACCSVTGDLLVGCENTLVLFALRRQNQQSLTQQIPQSTCPNSQPNSSQNQGQTLSLNQNGLDFERSVILHLQKIKPTKVALCGGYVAVHAELEVLVLKLDSSCEQNTMDESSDTKTTDHLEDQADFLVLQRHQELLGDRAKDCDIPVSIEKTGLEDSTGLYTLSYVLFRRFTPEFFQGCNVEETQLHSLQLYPLFTSNQSVSLEEPTCVFCFFSLPTAGYLYSLKGGVELLSAYQYPEKVLKAVLTDHLLHVITKNALQCFTVRCSAVAARIKDPYIDTTIKACPPCSLEVCALRMQLFIGLRSVCVYGRHVILLSTADIETPEEPERTAHRRGLELKEHTLLTGIFLAVGIDPATTPALESLLSRPFLSRKWTISSPKESSSAGHGWNIYVVDTVPPLTLYREMVEYSQRYKETNPQAHSLRHLLSEAHLLLRASLLHTPEQQGNIEGCPAVSQQTDTDGPAEKQTAKQKDIQELEEALRQNCAQLGDCFSRGSQKDCHLALPYYRMSGLSVTDIIARNHPLPSSPHSYGPGFLFYLKHYLLEETEQILSQEAADEVLDIFSQSEPSQLVSVCASPSMINISPAQALQVLQHLEATAGVSVPLTITMATMMLRLYDLPQYRELMERHAEMLLVYGFIEEPRLLLHGGGGGQHAPVRPTSLTRQLAKSQPGLLVAAMVALHENNKVQLEQAGHIFKELGCENCLQVDFWEAMLMASSQEAVIQELLFRLASVYIDRLTNTTSDTHPNEPRAPSRRRSLKSADDLMNSCSHYGALYPWLTVLNPAQTTSSQHQEALYKLQSLLCGPSLSVGSIVPLMERLSEESLWGFSLHLLCTTRRGQYESSIEKLLDRCPQAIIAYANHQLQDKHMVLWWQKLLPELCNRTRAAADNSILLAALKESFLPEIGQNDNLTPFDCKRILSGFDKHLDILTRSGNQTKFPPKTL, from the exons ATGGTGCATGTCTACAACTGCCATCCTTTCGCCTCACAGCATATAGTACAG gTCGAGCAGGAGCCTGGACTGGTCTGCTGTGGAGGTGGAGTCTTGTTCGTGGTGGCTGCTGGAGGATGCAAG GTGGAGGCCTACAGTGTGGAGCAAGAGGGCTGCCCTTTCATCTGTCGCTTTGCCACCATGGGCACTGTGAAGAGCATCCAGCACAGCAagattg GAGATTACCTGGTGACCATAGAGGAAAAGAACAGCGCCACCTACCTGAGAGCCTACACCAACTGGCGCCACCAG GCGGAGGGGAAGGCTCGTGTCGGGGTGCGTTTGTTGGGCCACTTGCTGCGTGGGGCGTCCGTGCAGGGCGGCGTGCAGATGGAGATCATTGAGATCCCTCTGTCCGAGCGTCCTGTTGCTATGGCGTGTTGCTCAGTAACTGGAGACCTGCTGGTCGGTTGCGAGAACACTCTGGTTCTGTTTGCTTTGAGGAGACAGAACCAGCAGAGCCTG aCTCAACAGATCCCTCAGAGCACCTGTCCGAACTCTCAGCCGAATTCCAGTCAGAATCAAG GTCAGACCTTAAGTTTAAACCAAAATGGCCTGGATTTTGAACGCTCCGTTATCCTGCATCTTCAAAAAATCAAACCTACAAAG GTGGCGCTGTGTGGAGGGTATGTGGCGGTGCATGCGGAGCTGGAGGTGCTGGTTCTTAAACTGGATTCATCCTGTGAACAGAATACCATGGACGAATCATCAGACACAAAGACAA CAGATCATCTAGAAGACCAGGCTGACTTTCTGGTCCTACAGAGACACCAGGAGTTGCTCGGTGATCGAGCTAAAGACTGTGACATCCCTGTCAGCATTGAAAAGACCGGTCTGGAGGACAGTACAGGGCTATACACGCTGTCATATGTTCTCTTCAG GCGTTTTACTCCAGAATTCTTCCAGGGCTGCAATGTGGAGGAGACTCAACTCCACTCCCTACAGCTCTACCCGCTGTTCACCA gtAACCAGTCTGTGTCTCTGGAAGAACCAACGTGTGTGTTCTGCTTCTTCTCTCTCCCCACCGCCGGCTACCTGTACAGTCTGAAGGGTGGTGTTGAGCTTCTCTCAGCCTATCAGTATCCAGAGAAGGTCCTGAAGGCGGTGCTAACGGACCATCTGTTGCACGTCATAACAAA GAATGCATTGCAGTGTTTCACAGTGCGCTGTTCAGCAGTAGCAGCCAGGATTAAAGACCCCTACATTGATACCACCATCAAG gcctgTCCACCCTGCAGCCTGGAGGTGTGCGCGCTCAGGATGCAGCTGTTTATCGGTCTGCGCTCAGTGTGTGTCTATGGACGCCATGTTATCCTGCTCTCCACCGCCGATATAGAGACACCAGAAGAACCTGAACGCACCGCACATCGCAGAGGCCT CGAGTTGAAAGAACACACCTTGCTGACTGGTATTTTCCTGGCAGTGGGAATCGATCCCGCAACCACGCCGGCTCTGGAGAGCCTTCTATCACGCCCCTTTCT GAGCAGGAAGTGGACAATCTCTTCTCCCAAAGAATCCAGCTCAGCAGGACACGGATGGAACATCTATGTGGTCGACACCGTCCCCCCCCTCACGCTTTACCGAGAGATG gTTGAATACAGCCAGCGGTACAAAGAGACCAACCCGCAGGCCCATAGCCTTCGGCACCTCCTCAGTGAAGCGCACCTCCTCCTCCGCGCCTCCTTACTCCACACACCAGAGCAGCAAGGAAACATCGAGGGTTGTCCCGCCGTGTCTCAGCAGACAGACACGGATGGACCAGCTGAGAAACAGACAGCTAAACAGAAAGACATTCAGGAACTGGAGGAGGCACTGAGGCAGAACTGTGCACAGCTGGGAGACTGTTTTAGCAg GGGCAGTCAGAAGGACTGCCACCTGGCTCTGCCGTACTATCGGATGTctggtctgtcagtcacagacATCATAGCCAGGAACCACCCGCTTCCCAGCAGCCCTCACTCCTACGGCCCCGGCTTCCTGTTCTACCTAAAGCATTACCTGTTAGAAGAAACAGAGCAGATTCTCAGTCAG GAAGCAGCTGATGAGGTCTTAGACATTTTCAGTCAATCAGAGCCTTCACAgcttgtcagtgtgtgtgccaGCCCGTCCATGATAAACATCAGTCCTGCCCAGGCGCTGCAAGTCTTACAACATCTGGAGGCCACAGCTGGCGTGTCGGTTCCTCTGACaatcaccatggcaaccatGATGCTGCGTTTGTATGACTTGCCACAGTACAGGGAGCTGATGGAAAGACACGCGGAG ATGTTGCTGGTGTACGGGTTCATTGAGGAGCCGAGGCTGTTGCTGCACGGCGGAGGTGGAGGCCAGCACGCACCCGTCCGTCCCACATCGTTGACTCGCCAGTTGGCAAAGTCCCAACCAGGACTGCTAGTGGCCGCCATGGTGGCTTTacatgaaaacaacaaagtCCAGCTGGAACAGGCTGGTCACATATTTAAG GAGCTGGGCTGTGAGAATTGCTTACAGGTGGATTTCTGGGAGGCGATGCTCATGGCCTCCTCGCAGGAAGCTGTCATCCAGGAACTTCTGTTCCGACTGGCGTCCGTCTACATCGACCGATTGACAAACACAACGTCGGATACACACCCCAACGAACCACGCGCACCTTCCAGACGCAGGTCGCTGAAGAGCGCAGACGATCTG aTGAACTCATGCTCCCATTATGGTGCTCTGTACCCGTGGCTCACTGTTCTCAATCCAGCTCAAACTACCAGCTCCCAACACCAGGAGGCGTTATACAAACTGCAG TCTCTCCTGTGTGGTCCGTCCCTGTCCGTGGGCTCTATCGTGCCTCTGATGGAGCGTCTCTCAGAGGAATCCTTGTGGGGCTTCAGTCTGCACCTCCTCTGCACAACCAGAAGGGGGCAGTACGAGAGCAGCATTGAAAAGCTGCTGGACCGATGTCCTCAGGCCATCATAGCCTACGCCAACCACCAGTTACAAGACA AGTCATTTCTACCTGAAATTGGCCAGAATGACAATTTGACTCCCTTTGACTGCAAAAGAATATTGAGCGGATTTGACAAACATCTGGACATCCTAACAAGGTCAGGAAACCAAACCAAATTTCCACCGAAGACACTGTAA